The Solibacillus sp. FSL R7-0682 genome includes a window with the following:
- a CDS encoding DUF2179 domain-containing protein codes for MKEILLILLLQLIYVPLFTLRTIFLVKNITMLAALIGIVEMLIYVFGLSLVFSGDQGFLAMAVYAIGFGLGIIIGTRIEQKLAIGYIYVTINTQSRNEQLIKVIRDEGFAVTTYVGEGRDSQRYKYEILTKRNREKELFMLIEHHEPSAFIISYEPKSFKGGFLVKRMKQHKKHK; via the coding sequence TTGAAAGAAATATTACTCATATTACTACTTCAACTTATATATGTCCCATTATTTACGCTTCGTACGATTTTCCTTGTAAAAAATATTACGATGCTCGCAGCACTGATCGGCATTGTAGAGATGCTAATTTATGTATTTGGTCTGTCACTTGTTTTTAGTGGGGATCAGGGGTTTCTCGCAATGGCCGTTTATGCAATCGGCTTTGGTCTTGGCATTATTATTGGAACGCGCATTGAGCAAAAGCTTGCAATTGGCTATATATATGTAACGATCAATACGCAAAGTCGTAATGAGCAATTGATCAAGGTTATTCGAGATGAAGGTTTTGCGGTTACAACTTACGTAGGCGAAGGACGCGATAGTCAGCGTTATAAATATGAAATCTTAACTAAACGTAATCGGGAGAAGGAATTATTTATGCTCATCGAACATCATGAACCAAGTGCATTTATTATTTCCTATGAGCCAAAGTCATTCAAAGGTGGATTTTTGGTTAAACGTATGAAGCAACATAAAAAGCATAAATAA
- a CDS encoding ABC transporter ATP-binding protein produces the protein MNTIVNAEQLVKSFGEGNEMRHILDGVSVQINEGEFVAVMGPSGSGKTTLMFALSGIDNVNTGKVVFDNKDLSNIDEEKLSDIRRKKIGFVFQHPTLLKNLTILDNIILPAMRDNRKNADKILKKARELMKRVGISDLETRDITQASGGQLQRAGICRALINSPKIIFGDEPTGALNSQSAKEIMDLFSEINAEGTTIMLVTHDATVAARAERILFMQDGTIVSEMKLPKFDETVELEKRIEKVLVKMREIGV, from the coding sequence ATGAATACAATTGTTAACGCTGAACAACTCGTAAAATCATTCGGTGAAGGAAATGAAATGCGTCACATTCTAGACGGTGTCTCCGTTCAAATAAATGAAGGCGAGTTTGTTGCAGTGATGGGACCATCAGGATCAGGAAAAACAACATTAATGTTTGCCTTAAGTGGAATAGATAATGTTAATACGGGAAAAGTCGTTTTTGACAATAAAGATTTATCGAACATTGATGAAGAGAAGCTTTCTGATATTCGTCGAAAAAAAATAGGATTCGTTTTTCAGCATCCTACTCTACTTAAAAATTTGACTATTTTAGATAATATTATTCTTCCTGCAATGCGCGACAATCGAAAAAATGCTGATAAAATTTTGAAAAAAGCACGTGAACTTATGAAAAGAGTCGGTATTTCGGATCTTGAAACACGTGATATTACACAGGCTTCCGGTGGTCAGCTGCAGCGAGCAGGCATTTGCCGAGCTCTAATAAATAGCCCTAAAATTATTTTCGGTGATGAGCCAACAGGTGCGCTCAATTCTCAATCAGCCAAGGAAATAATGGATCTATTTTCTGAAATCAACGCAGAAGGTACTACCATCATGCTTGTTACGCATGATGCAACGGTTGCTGCACGAGCGGAACGCATTCTTTTTATGCAAGATGGAACTATTGTGAGCGAAATGAAGCTTCCAAAATTTGATGAGACAGTTGAGTTGGAGAAAAGAATTGAAAAGGTACTCGTTAAAATGCGGGAAATTGGGGTATAA
- a CDS encoding ABC transporter permease, which yields MYFRIIRNDMLKSKVITLTTMLFVASAAMLVSLAAILMVNLSGALDTLMTKAKTPHFMQMHSGEIDFVRLNSFAQQNSNVDDFQIAEFLNIDGAQIILGNRSLASNVQDNGFTVQNENFDYLLDLNGNIIHVADGEVYVPINYMRDELTKIGDQALIGGKEFTVAGFLRDSQMNSTLSASKRFLISENDYAKIKTFGNLEYLIEFRLKDVSKLSAFETAYASAGLEANGPTVTYKLFKMMNALSDGMMIAVILLISGLVVSISFMCIRFTLLAKIEDDYREIGVLRAIGLRVSDIQKIYLAKYTAIAVVGSVLGFLLSTLFKGMLLKNIRLTMGESENSSMANALGVLGILLVLFLIVAYVNRVLKRFRKISVAEAIRFGISQENNAHSKGFMLSKNKFFNTNVYLGIKDILSRKRLYATMLAVFVISSFILVVPQNLYNTISSKSFIGYMGIGNYDMRIDIQQTNNISEKAVAIAEKMKNDPTISNYAVFTTKLFKAKMADGTEENIKIEFGDHSSFPIEYSEGNAPEVENEIALSTMYADEMNKKVGDIITLIIDGKMKELKVSGIYSDITNGGKTAKATFPNNSANILWSIICADISNPSLVATKVSEYTNSFNFAKVSDVDDYILQTFGSTIDSVKVASNAAIAIAISITILVTLLFMKLLVAKDRYSIAVMKTFGFTNTDIKVQYVSRAMFVVFVGIIIGTFLANTLGETLASFAISSFGASSFKFEIHSLKTYLFIPLLLLCTVLIATIIGTFGAGRIKISENIKG from the coding sequence ATGTATTTCAGAATAATCCGTAATGACATGTTAAAAAGTAAAGTGATAACGCTAACAACAATGTTATTTGTTGCTTCAGCAGCTATGCTTGTTTCTCTCGCTGCGATCCTTATGGTCAATCTATCAGGTGCACTTGACACGCTGATGACAAAAGCGAAAACACCCCATTTTATGCAAATGCATTCGGGAGAAATTGATTTTGTAAGGCTTAATTCTTTCGCACAGCAAAATAGCAATGTCGATGATTTTCAGATAGCTGAGTTTCTCAACATCGATGGTGCTCAAATTATTTTAGGAAACCGTTCGCTTGCATCTAATGTTCAGGATAATGGCTTCACTGTTCAAAACGAGAACTTTGATTATCTTCTTGACCTGAATGGAAACATCATACATGTAGCCGATGGAGAGGTGTATGTGCCAATCAATTATATGCGGGACGAATTAACGAAGATTGGTGATCAGGCATTAATAGGAGGCAAAGAATTTACTGTTGCAGGTTTTCTACGCGATTCACAGATGAATTCTACGCTTTCTGCATCCAAAAGATTTCTTATAAGTGAAAATGATTATGCGAAAATAAAAACTTTTGGAAATCTAGAATATTTGATTGAATTCAGATTAAAAGATGTATCTAAGCTGAGTGCTTTTGAAACAGCTTATGCTTCTGCAGGACTAGAAGCAAATGGACCAACAGTTACTTATAAACTCTTTAAAATGATGAATGCTCTGTCAGATGGCATGATGATTGCCGTCATACTTCTAATTAGTGGTCTAGTCGTTAGTATCTCATTTATGTGCATACGTTTTACGTTGCTCGCTAAAATTGAAGACGACTATCGCGAAATTGGGGTTCTAAGGGCCATTGGGTTACGTGTTTCAGATATTCAGAAAATTTATCTTGCAAAATACACAGCGATTGCTGTAGTTGGAAGTGTCCTCGGCTTTTTACTGTCCACCCTATTCAAGGGAATGCTGCTTAAAAATATACGTCTAACTATGGGTGAAAGTGAAAATTCCTCTATGGCCAACGCTTTAGGTGTTCTCGGTATTTTACTTGTATTATTTTTAATCGTTGCCTATGTAAATCGTGTACTAAAACGTTTCCGAAAAATATCCGTTGCCGAAGCCATTCGTTTTGGTATTTCGCAAGAAAATAATGCACATTCAAAAGGTTTTATGTTAAGCAAAAATAAGTTCTTTAACACAAATGTGTATCTCGGTATAAAGGATATTCTTTCAAGGAAAAGACTTTATGCTACGATGCTAGCAGTGTTCGTAATTTCGTCGTTTATATTAGTCGTTCCCCAAAATTTGTACAACACAATTTCTTCTAAAAGCTTTATTGGATATATGGGGATTGGTAACTACGATATGCGGATAGATATACAGCAAACAAACAATATTTCAGAAAAAGCTGTGGCTATTGCCGAGAAGATGAAAAATGATCCTACTATTTCAAATTACGCTGTTTTTACCACAAAGCTTTTTAAAGCAAAAATGGCAGATGGGACAGAGGAAAATATTAAAATTGAATTCGGAGATCATTCTTCGTTTCCTATTGAATATTCAGAAGGTAATGCACCTGAAGTAGAAAATGAGATTGCCCTTTCGACAATGTATGCAGATGAGATGAACAAAAAGGTCGGGGATATCATCACACTAATAATTGATGGAAAAATGAAAGAGCTAAAAGTAAGCGGAATCTATTCTGATATTACGAACGGTGGAAAAACCGCAAAAGCAACATTTCCAAACAATTCCGCAAACATTTTATGGAGCATTATTTGCGCTGACATTTCAAATCCTTCTTTAGTTGCAACTAAAGTTTCCGAGTATACGAACAGTTTTAATTTCGCGAAAGTTTCAGATGTGGATGACTATATACTTCAGACATTTGGCTCGACAATTGACTCGGTTAAGGTAGCCTCTAACGCTGCAATTGCCATTGCGATTAGCATAACGATATTGGTCACATTGTTATTTATGAAGCTTCTTGTCGCAAAGGATCGATATTCTATAGCGGTAATGAAGACATTTGGTTTTACAAACACAGATATTAAAGTACAGTATGTTTCACGAGCGATGTTTGTTGTATTCGTTGGAATTATTATAGGGACATTTTTAGCAAACACGCTTGGAGAGACACTTGCAAGTTTCGCGATTTCTTCATTTGGAGCATCGTCGTTTAAGTTTGAGATTCATTCACTGAAGACGTATTTATTTATTCCGCTATTGTTGCTATGCACGGTACTCATCGCAACAATCATTGGAACTTTTGGTGCGGGACGAATAAAAATTTCAGAAAACATTAAGGGGTAG
- a CDS encoding nitrous oxide reductase accessory protein NosL, translated as MYKRILVIGSLALFLAACNDEKSTSEPVDNEQKTQEESKQVLVEKVWTQDERLQEPTEETVCAMCNMKVYTKDHEMGVFSAQAIKADGSIAFYDDIGCLLNAEFANVEVNEKFVRDYNTLNWFNVEQAYIVKTQLKSPMNWGYIFFKYEEDANAYITENEGSELTSYTEVRQQALERRKAKMKAGTNVDAHDSEDGHVHGEGEASHSSTKEDNGE; from the coding sequence ATGTATAAACGCATATTAGTAATTGGTTCGTTAGCATTATTTTTAGCAGCATGTAATGATGAAAAATCAACTTCGGAACCAGTGGATAATGAACAAAAAACACAAGAAGAAAGCAAACAAGTGTTGGTAGAAAAAGTATGGACACAGGATGAACGTTTACAAGAGCCAACTGAGGAGACTGTTTGTGCGATGTGCAACATGAAAGTATATACAAAAGATCATGAAATGGGTGTGTTTTCAGCACAGGCAATTAAAGCAGACGGTTCAATCGCTTTTTATGATGATATCGGATGTTTACTAAATGCAGAATTTGCAAATGTAGAAGTAAACGAAAAATTTGTTCGTGATTACAATACATTAAACTGGTTTAACGTTGAACAAGCATATATCGTAAAAACTCAATTAAAGTCACCAATGAACTGGGGGTATATTTTCTTTAAATATGAAGAGGATGCAAATGCCTATATTACTGAAAATGAAGGGTCTGAATTAACTTCTTATACGGAAGTTCGCCAACAAGCGCTAGAACGTCGTAAAGCGAAAATGAAAGCTGGCACGAATGTTGATGCGCATGATTCAGAAGATGGACATGTTCACGGCGAAGGGGAAGCATCACATTCTTCTACTAAAGAAGACAACGGAGAATAA
- a CDS encoding right-handed parallel beta-helix repeat-containing protein, which produces MLKKTIMLFVFMLVLPFANKTNAAENLQQLIDEAPINSVLTLKAKTYAGPVLINKPLTIIGVEGTVIESKTTGISIEKTADVKLENITFKTVQQPIFANEVIGLTLSKLTFSLQDEGVELRKMNQLVIEHNYMTGLKEAHFSKKPNGYEIYESKGIQIDNVKVQNVQDGLYFERIENIKVTNTISESGRYGLHFMYGSEVTLQYNTVSNNVTGLMLMIINQLDVSYNTVLRQLALNSNGLYLYDVQQATIQQNDFFENTVATVWNRVSDTTFEHNLFQSNGTVFEAEKSPAVEVRNNIFNGNILVARSDKAGFILENNMYDDYDGYDFDGNGIGDTPHQTYTSFGQWMVRKPVYQYFIESPSVVLLNKMDHETETTDTALLVDPLPKIATLNTNLQREIVWWQLILGFSSIVLISFGWRKLQ; this is translated from the coding sequence ATGTTAAAAAAAACGATTATGCTCTTCGTTTTCATGCTAGTTTTGCCCTTCGCCAATAAAACGAATGCAGCAGAAAACCTACAGCAATTAATTGATGAAGCCCCTATTAATAGCGTCCTGACATTAAAGGCGAAAACGTACGCCGGTCCAGTATTAATTAACAAACCACTGACAATTATCGGTGTTGAAGGTACAGTAATTGAATCAAAAACAACCGGAATAAGTATTGAGAAAACAGCAGATGTGAAGCTTGAGAATATTACGTTTAAAACGGTGCAACAACCAATTTTTGCAAATGAAGTTATAGGGTTAACTTTAAGTAAATTAACATTTTCGCTTCAAGACGAAGGTGTGGAGCTAAGAAAAATGAACCAGCTTGTCATTGAACATAACTATATGACGGGTTTAAAAGAAGCACACTTTTCAAAAAAACCAAATGGCTATGAAATATATGAAAGTAAAGGTATTCAAATTGACAATGTAAAAGTACAAAATGTGCAAGACGGTCTGTATTTTGAACGAATTGAAAATATTAAAGTAACGAATACGATTAGTGAGAGTGGACGCTACGGTTTGCACTTTATGTACGGTAGCGAAGTGACGTTACAGTATAATACCGTTTCAAATAATGTAACGGGCCTTATGTTGATGATCATCAATCAGCTAGATGTATCGTACAATACCGTTCTTCGCCAGCTTGCATTGAATAGTAACGGTTTATATTTGTATGATGTGCAACAGGCAACGATACAACAAAATGATTTTTTTGAAAATACAGTGGCAACTGTCTGGAATCGTGTAAGCGACACGACATTTGAACATAACTTGTTCCAATCAAATGGAACCGTGTTTGAAGCGGAAAAATCTCCAGCTGTTGAAGTGAGAAACAATATTTTTAACGGCAATATTTTAGTTGCACGCTCTGATAAAGCGGGCTTTATTTTAGAAAATAATATGTATGACGATTATGACGGCTATGATTTTGATGGTAATGGTATTGGCGATACGCCACATCAAACCTATACAAGCTTCGGTCAATGGATGGTACGAAAGCCGGTCTATCAATATTTTATTGAGTCACCAAGTGTTGTCTTATTAAACAAAATGGATCATGAAACCGAAACAACGGACACTGCCTTATTAGTAGATCCATTGCCAAAAATCGCGACATTAAATACAAATCTGCAAAGGGAGATTGTTTGGTGGCAGCTTATTTTAGGATTCTCTAGCATTGTACTAATTAGCTTTGGATGGAGGAAATTACAATGA
- a CDS encoding nitrous oxide reductase accessory protein NosL yields MNWKWYVSLALIVIALVGCSSKEYEPKEISAETDVCEICNMSISHIDYAGQIVFKNNDHLVFDDLGCLMEYIMENGEDNIGAAFIKDEQSHTWINVKDAVYVYNANYWTPMNYGVLAFSTEKNANLYMEENGQGELLSYDDLDSFEWGIHTHS; encoded by the coding sequence ATGAATTGGAAATGGTACGTAAGTTTAGCGTTAATAGTAATTGCACTAGTTGGTTGTTCTTCGAAAGAATATGAACCGAAGGAAATTTCAGCTGAAACAGACGTATGTGAAATATGCAATATGTCTATTAGTCACATCGATTATGCAGGTCAAATTGTGTTTAAAAATAATGACCATTTAGTATTTGATGATTTAGGCTGCTTAATGGAATACATTATGGAAAACGGCGAAGATAACATTGGTGCAGCATTTATAAAAGATGAGCAATCGCATACATGGATTAATGTAAAAGATGCTGTATACGTCTACAATGCAAACTATTGGACACCAATGAACTACGGAGTATTAGCATTCAGTACTGAAAAAAATGCAAATTTATATATGGAAGAAAACGGACAAGGGGAACTTTTAAGTTACGATGATTTAGACAGTTTTGAATGGGGAATCCATACACATTCATGA
- a CDS encoding ABC transporter permease, with amino-acid sequence MMNLILLECKQLIRSKWLQIVTILFVLTFTAVLLIQQLAMPDVAGFTRQSAALLNLLLFLLPLFMLTIGAMSIASDIESGWLNLLRTYPITNGKYVFTKWIGLFLIFSVMTLLALSVSLLIGSLFGGITLQWSILLLIFLMLLLFTSLGTLTGSLAKNRLHALAIGLGIWSAISLIVSYVIMAIGTLIPEHLLKGFIIVNMHLNPLEWMRFSYFVFTNQSAILGPAFYEVVKFYDSTIGLFYYSLFTVLWIICPLLLATFILKKRGAV; translated from the coding sequence ATGATGAACTTAATTTTGCTTGAATGTAAGCAATTAATCCGTAGTAAATGGCTGCAAATCGTTACAATACTCTTTGTCCTCACCTTTACTGCGGTATTGCTTATTCAGCAATTAGCGATGCCAGATGTGGCAGGCTTTACACGGCAGTCTGCAGCACTACTAAATTTACTTTTATTCCTATTACCACTATTTATGTTAACAATAGGTGCAATGAGTATTGCTTCTGATATTGAATCGGGCTGGCTGAATTTGCTACGTACTTATCCGATTACTAATGGCAAGTATGTCTTTACGAAGTGGATTGGGTTATTTTTAATTTTCTCAGTCATGACGTTACTTGCACTTAGTGTCTCCCTTTTAATTGGTAGTCTATTTGGTGGGATTACATTGCAATGGTCGATTTTACTACTCATTTTCCTTATGCTACTTTTATTTACTTCGCTTGGCACACTTACAGGTAGCTTAGCGAAAAATCGTTTACATGCATTAGCAATAGGTCTTGGCATCTGGTCAGCTATTTCATTAATTGTATCTTATGTAATTATGGCGATTGGAACACTTATTCCCGAACATTTATTAAAGGGGTTCATTATTGTTAATATGCATTTAAACCCGCTTGAGTGGATGCGCTTTAGCTATTTTGTTTTTACGAATCAATCTGCTATATTAGGACCGGCCTTTTATGAAGTAGTGAAGTTTTATGATTCTACGATTGGTTTATTTTATTATAGTTTGTTTACAGTATTGTGGATAATCTGCCCATTACTCCTCGCAACGTTTATTTTAAAGAAAAGAGGTGCAGTATGA
- a CDS encoding ABC transporter ATP-binding protein — MTIHLKDVTKRFKKNRGIEHISFTLEEGQIVALVGANGAGKSTIIKLLTNQLTSDSGVVEGVVDESLRYMPDDLTFPDTLTANEILALLGQLKGVKKDSRFTILKKVGLQEAGHLKVSQYSKGMRQRLNLAQSLLGEGQFYILDEPTNGLDPFWIATLKQILIEEKKKKHIVLFSTHLLTLAEEIADHVIIIHEGKVLEQGAIGALLAKYQCNKLEQLWLQLTQKEHYQ; from the coding sequence ATGACAATCCATTTAAAAGACGTGACAAAGCGCTTCAAAAAAAATCGAGGCATTGAGCATATTAGTTTTACGTTAGAAGAAGGGCAGATTGTGGCACTTGTGGGAGCGAACGGTGCAGGGAAAAGTACTATCATTAAACTACTTACCAATCAACTAACTAGTGATAGTGGAGTAGTGGAAGGTGTTGTGGATGAGTCTTTACGCTACATGCCCGATGATTTAACATTTCCAGATACGTTAACAGCGAATGAAATTTTAGCCCTATTAGGTCAATTAAAAGGTGTAAAGAAAGATAGTCGCTTTACTATATTAAAAAAAGTAGGACTACAAGAAGCGGGGCATTTAAAAGTATCTCAGTATTCAAAAGGGATGCGTCAACGTTTAAATTTAGCTCAAAGTTTATTAGGGGAAGGTCAATTTTATATTTTAGATGAACCAACGAACGGATTGGATCCTTTTTGGATTGCTACTTTAAAGCAAATTTTAATAGAAGAAAAAAAGAAAAAACATATCGTCTTGTTTTCAACCCATCTTTTAACTCTTGCAGAGGAAATTGCGGATCATGTTATTATCATCCATGAAGGAAAAGTATTAGAGCAAGGGGCAATCGGAGCGTTACTAGCGAAGTATCAGTGCAACAAGTTAGAACAACTGTGGTTGCAATTGACACAAAAGGAACATTATCAATGA
- a CDS encoding TlpA family protein disulfide reductase, with the protein MKNKIGFLIVGVLVILLSWNVIQKINNNTIIESKTENVHEATNFKLPTLDGKIVELKDTRGKITILNFWASWCSPCQMEAPHLQTFYENNKDMVEILAVNITSKDVRKDVEKFANEHQITFPVLLDETGDVSTMYGAFTIPTTIFLNEEGVIVQEFVGPMEEAFLTEVVESIE; encoded by the coding sequence ATGAAGAATAAAATAGGATTTTTAATTGTAGGCGTCTTAGTTATTCTACTTAGCTGGAATGTTATACAAAAAATAAATAATAACACAATCATTGAATCAAAAACTGAAAATGTACATGAAGCAACAAATTTTAAATTACCAACTTTAGATGGGAAAATCGTGGAATTAAAGGATACTAGAGGGAAAATAACAATCCTAAATTTTTGGGCATCATGGTGTAGCCCTTGTCAAATGGAGGCACCACATTTACAGACGTTTTACGAAAATAATAAAGATATGGTCGAAATTTTAGCTGTGAATATTACGTCAAAAGATGTTAGGAAAGATGTGGAGAAATTTGCAAACGAACATCAAATAACTTTCCCGGTTTTACTTGATGAAACTGGTGATGTGAGTACGATGTACGGTGCTTTCACCATTCCAACAACAATTTTCCTTAATGAAGAAGGCGTGATTGTGCAAGAATTTGTGGGGCCGATGGAGGAAGCTTTCTTAACTGAGGTTGTGGAGTCTATAGAATAA
- a CDS encoding histidine phosphatase family protein, giving the protein MTIIGFIRHGVTAWNKEGRAQGSTDVPLDEEGIAMAERVAERIAKEQWDVIYTSPLIRAKKTAEIIAAKQPHIQFIADPRLSEICGGMIEGTTETERVAKWGTNWRELDMGFEKPEAIIARGLSFLDEVQQAFPDKKVLVVSHGGLISRIVHYLFPESDYSHDIGNTALSILELTEHEKQCHLFNCMEHLEVLKN; this is encoded by the coding sequence ATGACAATCATCGGCTTTATCCGACATGGTGTAACAGCCTGGAATAAAGAAGGAAGAGCACAAGGAAGCACTGACGTTCCATTAGATGAAGAAGGGATTGCAATGGCTGAACGAGTGGCTGAAAGAATTGCAAAGGAACAATGGGATGTCATCTATACAAGCCCATTAATTCGTGCCAAGAAAACAGCAGAAATTATTGCTGCCAAACAACCGCATATACAATTCATCGCAGATCCACGCTTAAGTGAGATTTGCGGTGGAATGATTGAAGGTACAACGGAAACAGAACGTGTCGCAAAATGGGGCACTAACTGGAGGGAGCTTGATATGGGCTTCGAAAAACCAGAGGCAATTATCGCGCGCGGACTATCGTTTTTAGATGAAGTCCAACAGGCATTTCCAGATAAAAAGGTTCTCGTTGTCAGTCATGGAGGCCTTATTTCTAGAATAGTACATTACCTTTTCCCAGAGAGCGATTATTCACACGATATTGGTAACACAGCATTGTCAATTCTTGAGCTAACTGAGCATGAAAAGCAATGCCATTTATTTAATTGTATGGAGCATTTAGAAGTATTAAAGAATTAA
- the ytaF gene encoding sporulation membrane protein YtaF — MGELLSILLLGFALSLDSLTVGLTYGMRKVSIPFKSLLIISSCTFLVLLLAMGIGSIIEQFISYGTGQRLGGIILIGIGIWVLYQFFTSQKTNTESQEQSDYKVIKFEVKAFAIIIKILKKPMEADFDRSGNISSREALFLGLALSLDSFGAGVGAALIDLPPILFSIIITVSCTIFVLAGIRIGNLISNVSWMKKLTILPGIALVLIGIFKL, encoded by the coding sequence ATGGGTGAGTTACTATCAATATTACTTTTAGGATTTGCATTAAGTCTTGATAGCTTAACAGTAGGATTAACATATGGAATGCGAAAAGTATCGATTCCTTTTAAATCATTATTGATAATTTCATCATGTACATTTCTAGTGTTATTGCTTGCAATGGGAATTGGATCAATAATCGAACAGTTTATTTCATATGGAACAGGGCAAAGACTAGGCGGAATTATACTAATTGGAATCGGAATTTGGGTTCTGTACCAGTTTTTCACTTCACAAAAAACGAATACAGAAAGCCAAGAACAATCAGATTACAAAGTTATTAAATTTGAAGTGAAAGCATTTGCAATCATTATTAAAATCCTTAAAAAGCCAATGGAGGCTGATTTTGATCGGTCTGGGAATATAAGTAGTAGGGAAGCCTTATTTTTAGGTTTAGCCTTATCCTTAGACTCGTTTGGGGCAGGCGTTGGGGCAGCTTTAATCGACCTACCACCAATACTATTTTCTATTATCATAACGGTTTCTTGTACAATTTTTGTTTTAGCAGGCATTAGAATTGGAAATCTTATATCCAATGTAAGTTGGATGAAAAAGCTCACAATACTACCTGGAATTGCTTTAGTGTTAATTGGGATATTTAAACTATAA